One genomic segment of Fusobacterium mortiferum ATCC 9817 includes these proteins:
- a CDS encoding adenosylcobalamin-dependent ribonucleoside-diphosphate reductase, with protein MEIREWLGKDNKLGLDIWEKKYKYDGETFEAWLNRVSGGDKELKEMIINKEFIFAGRILSNRGLAKLGRKITYSNCYVVTPPEDNLESIFDTAKKLARTYSYGGGCGVDISKLRPKGAEVNNSAKYTTGSISFMNLYNMTTDIIGQKGRRGALMISIDVNHPDVEEFIKVKSDLNKVQKANISVRVDENFMKAVIEDRNYETVFKVEDTGEIIKKSIDAKKLFKELAIQNWRFAEPGILFWDRISNWNLLSEDEEFEYAGTNPCAEEPLPAGGSCLLGSLILPSFVGENGFDFEKLKSAVVKSVKALNDVLDEGLPLHPLEEQRESVRDWRQIGLGVLGVGDLLIKLGLKYGAPESLEFCDKVARTIIDTALSASALLAKEYGAFPRYKEEKILQSPFLLENASTETMELIKEYGLRNSQLLTIAPTGSIGTMLEISTGIEPNFAFSFTRKTESLHGEDVYYKVFIPIAKKYMEDNNLTEEDELPDYFVTAQNLNPYDRIKMQGVWQKRIDASISSTINLVNKVSVEEVEHLYIEGWKNGLKGMTIYRAGCDREGILTVEKKEEKNPEQALKEKMETIARGELKPIAPDTIYYPHKMRIGCGKLKVMIGYSPRERAIQDLYVIRSGTGGCEKNIQAVAIYMSGILRLGGNLFMLEDAIDGVSGCTSFAVARSKNLDVSQGSTCPSAILNVLKKFEKNMGLSRHSEAIQKIDEEERKEKELVAESEKRKTICPECGVELEITGGCYTCRNCGYSKCE; from the coding sequence TGGTAAAGATAATAAACTAGGATTGGATATCTGGGAAAAAAAATATAAATATGATGGTGAAACTTTTGAAGCTTGGCTTAATAGAGTATCTGGTGGAGATAAAGAGTTAAAAGAGATGATTATAAATAAGGAATTTATTTTTGCTGGACGTATATTATCAAATAGAGGGCTAGCTAAACTTGGAAGAAAGATAACTTATAGTAACTGTTATGTAGTTACTCCACCTGAGGATAATTTAGAGTCAATATTTGATACTGCTAAAAAACTTGCTAGAACATACTCTTATGGAGGAGGATGTGGAGTAGATATTTCTAAACTTCGTCCAAAGGGAGCAGAGGTAAATAACTCAGCTAAATATACTACTGGTTCAATATCTTTTATGAATTTATATAATATGACAACTGATATAATTGGGCAGAAGGGAAGAAGAGGAGCCTTGATGATTTCTATAGATGTAAATCATCCAGATGTAGAGGAGTTTATAAAAGTAAAATCGGATTTAAATAAGGTTCAAAAAGCTAATATTTCAGTAAGAGTAGATGAAAATTTTATGAAAGCTGTTATAGAGGATAGAAATTATGAAACAGTTTTTAAAGTAGAAGATACTGGAGAGATAATAAAAAAGAGTATAGATGCTAAGAAACTTTTTAAGGAATTAGCTATACAAAACTGGAGATTTGCCGAGCCAGGAATACTATTTTGGGATAGAATTTCTAATTGGAATCTACTTAGTGAAGATGAAGAGTTTGAGTATGCTGGAACAAATCCTTGTGCAGAAGAGCCACTACCAGCAGGAGGAAGTTGTCTTTTAGGTTCTCTTATCTTGCCTAGTTTTGTAGGAGAAAATGGTTTTGATTTTGAAAAATTAAAATCAGCAGTAGTAAAATCAGTAAAAGCTTTAAATGATGTATTAGATGAAGGATTACCATTACATCCATTAGAAGAGCAGAGAGAATCTGTAAGAGATTGGAGACAGATAGGACTTGGAGTATTGGGAGTAGGAGATTTACTTATTAAATTAGGACTTAAATATGGTGCTCCTGAATCATTGGAGTTTTGTGATAAGGTAGCAAGAACAATAATAGATACAGCTTTGAGTGCTAGTGCATTACTAGCTAAAGAGTATGGAGCTTTTCCAAGATATAAAGAGGAAAAAATTTTACAATCTCCATTTTTATTAGAAAATGCAAGTACTGAAACAATGGAATTAATAAAAGAATATGGATTAAGAAACTCTCAACTTTTAACTATTGCTCCTACTGGGTCTATAGGAACTATGCTTGAGATAAGTACAGGAATAGAGCCTAATTTTGCTTTCTCTTTTACTAGAAAAACAGAGAGCTTACATGGTGAAGATGTTTATTATAAAGTATTTATTCCTATTGCAAAAAAATATATGGAGGATAATAATCTTACTGAAGAGGATGAATTACCTGATTATTTTGTAACAGCTCAAAATTTAAATCCATATGATAGAATAAAGATGCAAGGTGTGTGGCAAAAAAGAATAGATGCAAGTATCTCATCTACAATAAATCTAGTTAATAAAGTTTCTGTGGAAGAAGTAGAACATCTATATATAGAGGGATGGAAAAATGGGCTTAAAGGTATGACTATCTATCGTGCTGGTTGTGATAGAGAGGGAATACTTACTGTAGAGAAAAAAGAGGAAAAAAATCCTGAGCAAGCTTTAAAAGAGAAAATGGAAACAATAGCAAGAGGAGAATTAAAACCAATAGCACCAGATACTATATACTATCCTCATAAGATGAGAATAGGTTGTGGGAAATTAAAAGTTATGATAGGATATTCTCCTAGAGAGAGAGCGATTCAAGATTTATATGTAATCAGAAGTGGTACAGGAGGATGTGAGAAAAATATTCAAGCTGTAGCTATTTATATGTCTGGAATTTTAAGACTTGGTGGAAATCTATTTATGCTTGAAGATGCAATAGATGGTGTAAGTGGTTGCACATCTTTTGCTGTAGCTAGAAGTAAAAATTTAGATGTAAGCCAAGGAAGTACTTGTCCATCTGCTATTTTAAATGTTTTAAAAAAATTTGAAAAAAATATGGGGTTAAGTAGACATAGTGAGGCTATACAAAAAATAGATGAAGAGGAAAGAAAAGAAAAAGAGTTAGTAGCAGAATCAGAAAAAAGAAAAACTATATGTCCAGAATGTGGTGTAGAATTAGAGATAACAGGAGGATGCTATACTTGTAGAAATTGTGGATATTCTAAATGTGAATAG
- the recQ gene encoding DNA helicase RecQ, which produces MIKEARRLLKEIYGYDDFRRGQKIIVDSVLKGRDTLGVMSTGGGKSICYQVPALLFKGITIVISPLISLMKDQVDSLRLLGVKSIYINSTLSKEEYLVSVKKLKSGEAKIVYVAPERLANEKFVEFIKRFKISMIAVDEAHCISQWGHDFRKSYLEIPTFMQKIGQRVQILALTATATKEVRKDIEDKLTLHDPFVYVHGFDRENIFFKVVRNVVAEAYIVDYLKKAQKKSGIIYASTRKEVDNLYAYLKLRDISVGKYHAGLTEDERRENQERFIKDEIQIMVATNAFGMGIDKSNVRFVIHRNIPKDMESYYQEAGRAGRDGAPAEAILMFYEEDVSTQTFLIDSNEETSDDLKREKMKKLDAMVEYAYLESCYREYILKYFGDKRIKNYCGKCGNCKTLKNIEDLTIEAQKVISCIGRAKESIGISTLVNILYGRSDTKMDRKEFNKLSTFGIMSDKEINWIEEFVNFLISEGYFEQSAGSFPVLRFNDKSRRVLKNEISVFRRVDEKISFDYFEDSLFEELNQLRSEIAKREDVAPYIVFSDMTLLEMAEYKPKNRWEMLKIRGVGNQKFKNYGEDFLRVINRYSDEDIARLEKEDTKYEWLEDERIEKLKKRLGLNIDSEKLKDILYETLII; this is translated from the coding sequence ATGATAAAGGAAGCAAGAAGACTATTAAAAGAGATATATGGATATGATGATTTTAGAAGAGGACAAAAAATAATAGTAGATTCAGTTTTGAAAGGAAGGGATACACTGGGAGTAATGAGTACAGGTGGAGGAAAATCTATCTGTTATCAAGTACCAGCTCTTCTTTTTAAGGGAATAACTATTGTAATCTCTCCACTGATCTCTCTTATGAAAGATCAAGTAGATAGTTTAAGGCTCTTAGGAGTAAAGAGCATCTATATAAACTCTACACTTTCAAAGGAAGAGTATTTGGTAAGTGTAAAAAAATTAAAAAGTGGAGAAGCTAAGATAGTATATGTAGCTCCAGAGAGGTTGGCTAATGAAAAATTTGTAGAGTTTATAAAGAGATTTAAAATTTCTATGATAGCTGTAGATGAGGCACACTGCATATCACAATGGGGGCATGACTTTAGAAAAAGTTATTTAGAGATACCTACATTTATGCAAAAAATAGGGCAGAGAGTGCAAATATTAGCTTTGACAGCTACAGCAACAAAAGAGGTAAGAAAAGATATAGAGGATAAACTTACACTACATGATCCATTTGTTTATGTTCATGGCTTTGATAGAGAGAATATATTTTTTAAGGTAGTAAGAAATGTAGTAGCTGAAGCTTATATAGTTGATTATCTGAAAAAAGCTCAAAAAAAATCTGGAATAATTTACGCCTCAACTAGAAAAGAGGTAGATAACCTCTATGCTTATTTAAAACTTAGAGATATAAGTGTAGGAAAATACCATGCAGGACTTACAGAAGACGAAAGACGTGAAAATCAAGAGAGATTTATAAAAGATGAGATACAGATAATGGTCGCAACTAATGCTTTTGGAATGGGAATAGATAAATCCAATGTAAGATTTGTAATACATAGAAATATTCCTAAGGATATGGAAAGTTATTATCAAGAGGCTGGACGTGCTGGAAGAGATGGAGCACCAGCAGAAGCTATTCTTATGTTTTATGAAGAGGATGTAAGTACACAAACTTTTTTAATAGACAGCAACGAAGAAACAAGTGATGATTTAAAGAGAGAAAAGATGAAAAAGCTTGATGCTATGGTAGAGTATGCTTATTTAGAAAGTTGTTATAGAGAGTATATTCTTAAATATTTTGGAGATAAGAGAATAAAAAACTATTGTGGTAAGTGTGGAAATTGTAAAACCCTCAAAAATATAGAGGATTTGACAATAGAAGCTCAGAAAGTAATTTCCTGTATAGGAAGGGCAAAGGAGAGTATTGGGATATCTACCCTTGTAAATATTCTCTATGGAAGAAGTGATACTAAGATGGATAGAAAGGAGTTTAATAAACTTTCTACCTTTGGTATTATGAGTGATAAAGAGATAAATTGGATAGAGGAGTTTGTAAATTTTTTAATCTCTGAAGGATATTTTGAGCAAAGTGCTGGAAGTTTTCCTGTACTTAGATTTAATGATAAGTCTAGAAGAGTTTTAAAAAATGAAATCTCAGTATTTAGAAGAGTAGATGAGAAGATTAGCTTTGATTACTTTGAAGATTCACTATTTGAGGAACTTAATCAGCTAAGAAGTGAGATAGCAAAGAGAGAAGATGTAGCTCCATACATAGTATTTTCTGATATGACACTACTTGAAATGGCAGAGTACAAACCTAAAAATAGATGGGAGATGCTTAAAATACGTGGAGTTGGAAATCAGAAGTTTAAAAATTATGGGGAAGATTTTTTAAGAGTAATAAATAGATACAGTGATGAGGATATAGCTAGATTAGAAAAAGAGGATACTAAATATGAATGGTTAGAGGATGAGAGAATAGAAAAATTGAAAAAAAGATTAGGATTAAATATAGATAGTGAAAAATTAAAGGATATCCTCTATGAAACTTTAATAATATAG